In Larimichthys crocea isolate SSNF chromosome VI, L_crocea_2.0, whole genome shotgun sequence, one genomic interval encodes:
- the LOC113744035 gene encoding uncharacterized protein LOC113744035 isoform X1 produces MRTLLLLLLSLMTGCVASKYIVKGCEGGWVEFTCRYQNNEYYPKIVVDIPKAAKDIQITQRDVWKQEGNISLYHDTTNKKLRVAIKQLQSKNVGDYECKFYLEENDREEQEETEVEVERDRDDCQKPFTQTVYRTAKTTITCNYPGKRVKSDVLFFCKENNFTCEDILSTESSPKSSETFTLTKTNTGFNVSISKVSSHHAGVYWCGVKSNEGRYRAGFTKIQLQVKTGDSRLTIIAVVVCVALLALLLFLVLLYKRREHTKNTRNEDAQNDNEEAAYAEIQERPQLPVSGAALKTIYTTANFPTNSSSASHDDPNTHTYSTVQDTSHQHPTYSTVNHPSGFSENPFYSTVNNPQHTKKS; encoded by the exons ATGAggactcttcttctgcttctcctctcacTGATGACAG GCTGTGTGGCCTCAAAGTACATAGTGAAAGGATGCGAAGGAGGATGGGTTGAATTCACGTGTAGATACCAAAATAATGAGTACTATCCTAAGATTGTTGTAGACATTCCAAAAGCAGCCAAAGACATACAAATTACTCAAAGGGATGTGTGGAAACAAGAAGGCAACATTTCCCTGTATCAtgatacaacaaataaaaaactcaGGGTGGCCATCAAACAACTTCAAAGTAAGAACGTTGGGGATTACGAGTGTAAATTTTACCTAGAAGAGAATGACCGTGAGGAACAGGAGGAGACTGAAGTTGAAGTTG agagagacagagacgacTGCCAGAAACCATTTACCCAAACTGTGTACAGAACGGCTAAAACCACCATCACATGTAATTATCCAGGAAAAAGAGTTAAGTCTGATGTCCTGTTTTTCTGCAAAGAGAACAATTTCACCTGTGAGGACATCTTATCAACTGAATCTTCTCCAAAGTCAAGCGAGACATTCACTCTCACAAAAACCAACACAGGCTTCAACGTGTCCATCAGTAAAGTATCCTCACATCATGCTGGTGTCTACTGGTGTGGAGTAAAGTCAAATGAAGGACGTTACCGAGCTGGATTCACAAAAATACAACTACAAGTTAAAA CAGGTGACTCTCGGTTAACAATCATTGCTGTAGTCGTCTGTGTAGCTCTGCTGgcacttctgctttttctgGTTCTCCTCTACAAAC GACGTGAACATACAAAAAACACCAGGAATGAAGACGCACAGAACGACAACGAG GAGGCTGCCTATGCAGAGATACAGGAGCGCCCCCAGCTGCCAGTTTCAGGAGCTGCACTAAAAACAATCTACACCACTGCCAACTTTCCCACAAACAGCTCTTCTGCCTCACACGAcgaccccaacacacacacctactctACTGTGCAGGACACTTCACACCAACATCCCACCTACTCAACTGTCAATCACCCATCGGGATTTTCTGAAAACCCTTTCTATTCGACCGTCAACAACCCACAACACACTAAAAAGTCCTGA
- the LOC113744035 gene encoding uncharacterized protein LOC113744035 isoform X3: MRTLLLLLLSLMTGCVASKYIVKGCEGGWVEFTCRYQNNEYYPKIVVDIPKAAKDIQITQRDVWKQEGNISLYHDTTNKKLRVAIKQLQSKNVGDYECKFYLEENDREEQEETEVEVERDRDDCQKPFTQTVYRTAKTTITCNYPGKRVKSDVLFFCKENNFTCEDILSTESSPKSSETFTLTKTNTGFNVSISKVSSHHAGVYWCGVKSNEGRYRAGFTKIQLQVKSDSRLTIIAVVVCVALLALLLFLVLLYKRREHTKNTRNEDAQNDNEEAAYAEIQERPQLPVSGAALKTIYTTANFPTNSSSASHDDPNTHTYSTVQDTSHQHPTYSTVNHPSGFSENPFYSTVNNPQHTKKS; encoded by the exons ATGAggactcttcttctgcttctcctctcacTGATGACAG GCTGTGTGGCCTCAAAGTACATAGTGAAAGGATGCGAAGGAGGATGGGTTGAATTCACGTGTAGATACCAAAATAATGAGTACTATCCTAAGATTGTTGTAGACATTCCAAAAGCAGCCAAAGACATACAAATTACTCAAAGGGATGTGTGGAAACAAGAAGGCAACATTTCCCTGTATCAtgatacaacaaataaaaaactcaGGGTGGCCATCAAACAACTTCAAAGTAAGAACGTTGGGGATTACGAGTGTAAATTTTACCTAGAAGAGAATGACCGTGAGGAACAGGAGGAGACTGAAGTTGAAGTTG agagagacagagacgacTGCCAGAAACCATTTACCCAAACTGTGTACAGAACGGCTAAAACCACCATCACATGTAATTATCCAGGAAAAAGAGTTAAGTCTGATGTCCTGTTTTTCTGCAAAGAGAACAATTTCACCTGTGAGGACATCTTATCAACTGAATCTTCTCCAAAGTCAAGCGAGACATTCACTCTCACAAAAACCAACACAGGCTTCAACGTGTCCATCAGTAAAGTATCCTCACATCATGCTGGTGTCTACTGGTGTGGAGTAAAGTCAAATGAAGGACGTTACCGAGCTGGATTCACAAAAATACAACTACAAGTTAAAA GTGACTCTCGGTTAACAATCATTGCTGTAGTCGTCTGTGTAGCTCTGCTGgcacttctgctttttctgGTTCTCCTCTACAAAC GACGTGAACATACAAAAAACACCAGGAATGAAGACGCACAGAACGACAACGAG GAGGCTGCCTATGCAGAGATACAGGAGCGCCCCCAGCTGCCAGTTTCAGGAGCTGCACTAAAAACAATCTACACCACTGCCAACTTTCCCACAAACAGCTCTTCTGCCTCACACGAcgaccccaacacacacacctactctACTGTGCAGGACACTTCACACCAACATCCCACCTACTCAACTGTCAATCACCCATCGGGATTTTCTGAAAACCCTTTCTATTCGACCGTCAACAACCCACAACACACTAAAAAGTCCTGA
- the LOC113744035 gene encoding uncharacterized protein LOC113744035 isoform X4: protein MRTLLLLLLSLMTGCVASKYIVKGCEGGWVEFTCRYQNNEYYPKIVVDIPKAAKDIQITQRDVWKQEGNISLYHDTTNKKLRVAIKQLQSKNVGDYECKFYLEENDREEQEETEVEVERDRDDCQKPFTQTVYRTAKTTITCNYPGKRVKSDVLFFCKENNFTCEDILSTESSPKSSETFTLTKTNTGFNVSISKVSSHHAGVYWCGVKSNEGRYRAGFTKIQLQVKTGDSRLTIIAVVVCVALLALLLFLVLLYKRREHTKNTRNEDAQNDNETLKFYCDQL from the exons ATGAggactcttcttctgcttctcctctcacTGATGACAG GCTGTGTGGCCTCAAAGTACATAGTGAAAGGATGCGAAGGAGGATGGGTTGAATTCACGTGTAGATACCAAAATAATGAGTACTATCCTAAGATTGTTGTAGACATTCCAAAAGCAGCCAAAGACATACAAATTACTCAAAGGGATGTGTGGAAACAAGAAGGCAACATTTCCCTGTATCAtgatacaacaaataaaaaactcaGGGTGGCCATCAAACAACTTCAAAGTAAGAACGTTGGGGATTACGAGTGTAAATTTTACCTAGAAGAGAATGACCGTGAGGAACAGGAGGAGACTGAAGTTGAAGTTG agagagacagagacgacTGCCAGAAACCATTTACCCAAACTGTGTACAGAACGGCTAAAACCACCATCACATGTAATTATCCAGGAAAAAGAGTTAAGTCTGATGTCCTGTTTTTCTGCAAAGAGAACAATTTCACCTGTGAGGACATCTTATCAACTGAATCTTCTCCAAAGTCAAGCGAGACATTCACTCTCACAAAAACCAACACAGGCTTCAACGTGTCCATCAGTAAAGTATCCTCACATCATGCTGGTGTCTACTGGTGTGGAGTAAAGTCAAATGAAGGACGTTACCGAGCTGGATTCACAAAAATACAACTACAAGTTAAAA CAGGTGACTCTCGGTTAACAATCATTGCTGTAGTCGTCTGTGTAGCTCTGCTGgcacttctgctttttctgGTTCTCCTCTACAAAC GACGTGAACATACAAAAAACACCAGGAATGAAGACGCACAGAACGACAACGAG ACATTAAAGTTCTACTGCGATCAACTCTGA
- the LOC113744035 gene encoding uncharacterized protein LOC113744035 isoform X2: MRTLLLLLLSLMTGCVASKYIVKGCEGGWVEFTCRYQNNEYYPKIVVDIPKAAKDIQITQRDVWKQEGNISLYHDTTNKKLRVAIKQLQSKNVGDYECKFYLEENDREEQEETEVEVERDRDDCQKPFTQTVYRTAKTTITCNYPGKRVKSDVLFFCKENNFTCEDILSTESSPKSSETFTLTKTNTGFNVSISKVSSHHAGVYWCGVKSNEGRYRAGFTKIQLQVKTGDSRLTIIAVVVCVALLALLLFLVLLYKRREHTKNTRNEDAQNDNEEAAYAEIRERPQLPDSETAVKTIYTTANFPTNSSSASHDDPNTHTYSTVQDTSHQHPTYSTVNHPSGFSENPFYSTVNNPQHTEKS; encoded by the exons ATGAggactcttcttctgcttctcctctcacTGATGACAG GCTGTGTGGCCTCAAAGTACATAGTGAAAGGATGCGAAGGAGGATGGGTTGAATTCACGTGTAGATACCAAAATAATGAGTACTATCCTAAGATTGTTGTAGACATTCCAAAAGCAGCCAAAGACATACAAATTACTCAAAGGGATGTGTGGAAACAAGAAGGCAACATTTCCCTGTATCAtgatacaacaaataaaaaactcaGGGTGGCCATCAAACAACTTCAAAGTAAGAACGTTGGGGATTACGAGTGTAAATTTTACCTAGAAGAGAATGACCGTGAGGAACAGGAGGAGACTGAAGTTGAAGTTG agagagacagagacgacTGCCAGAAACCATTTACCCAAACTGTGTACAGAACGGCTAAAACCACCATCACATGTAATTATCCAGGAAAAAGAGTTAAGTCTGATGTCCTGTTTTTCTGCAAAGAGAACAATTTCACCTGTGAGGACATCTTATCAACTGAATCTTCTCCAAAGTCAAGCGAGACATTCACTCTCACAAAAACCAACACAGGCTTCAACGTGTCCATCAGTAAAGTATCCTCACATCATGCTGGTGTCTACTGGTGTGGAGTAAAGTCAAATGAAGGACGTTACCGAGCTGGATTCACAAAAATACAACTACAAGTTAAAA CAGGTGACTCTCGGTTAACAATCATTGCTGTAGTCGTCTGTGTAGCTCTGCTGgcacttctgctttttctgGTTCTCCTCTACAAAC GACGTGAACATACAAAAAACACCAGGAATGAAGACGCACAGAACGACAACGAG GAGGCTGCCTACGCAGAGATACGGGAGCGCCCCCAGCTGCCAGATTCAGAAACTGCAGTGAAAACGATCTACACCACTGCCAACTTTCCCACAAACAGCTCTTCTGCCTCACACGAcgaccccaacacacacacctactctACTGTGCAGGACACTTCACACCAACATCCCACCTACTCAACTGTCAATCACCCATCAGGATTTTCTGAAAACCCTTTCTATTCGACCGTCAACAACCCACAACACACTGAAAAGTCCTGA
- the LOC109140334 gene encoding uncharacterized protein LOC109140334: MRTLLLLLLSLMTGCEAVSNVKGCRDGWVEFTCNYQRSGFTLTKSGHTLMESSKNNEWETINSVSLYRDTNNKKVRVLIKNLKQEDFESEYQCKKQGSNFDTVKLDKDRGCQGQFIQTVYRTAKTTITCNYPRNRDESDVLFLCKENKITCEDILSTESSPKSSETFTLTKTNTGFTVSISKVSSHHAGVYWCGVKSNEGSYRAGFRKIPR; encoded by the exons ATGAggactcttcttctgcttctcctctcacTGATGACAG GTTGTGAGGCTGTGTCTAATGTGAAGGGATGCCGAGACGGATGGGTTGAATTCACCTGCAACTATCAAAGATCTGGTTTTACTTTAACTAAATCAGGACATACACTCATGGAAAGTTCTAAAAACAATGAGTGGGAAACCATCAACAGTGTTTCCCTGTACCGtgatacaaacaacaaaaaagtcagAGTGCTCATCAAAAACCTTAAACAAGAAGACTTTGAATCAGAATACCAGTGTAAAAAACAGGGGTCAAACTTCGACACAGTAAAACTGGACAAAG aCAGAGGCTGCCAAGGacaattcattcaaactgtgtaCAGAACAGCTAAAACCACCATCACATGTAATTATCCAAGAAACAGAGACGAGTCCGATGTCCTGTTTCTCTGCAAAGAGAACAAAATCACCTGTGAGGACATCTTATCAACTGAATCTTCTCCAAAGTCAAGCGAGACATTCACTCTCACAAAAACCAACACAGGCTTCACCGTGTCCATCAGTAAAGTGTCCTCACATCATGCTGGTGTCTACTGGTGTGGAGTAAAGTCAAATGAAGGAAGTTACCGAGCTGGATTCAGAAAAATACCACGTTAA